A window of Clupea harengus chromosome 24, Ch_v2.0.2, whole genome shotgun sequence genomic DNA:
ATTGATATTTGCACAGAGGTGGACAGCGtgtcgtgtgtgggtgtgtacagcGATGACTGCAAAGGCTGTCTTGGTTTCAAATTTGACAGCATGTCGGAGGGATTGTGGCTTCATTTCTATAGAAGGAAAGGACAAGGAGCCATGGCGTCCACATTTATACACAGACGATGGTTGAAcccaagctttttttttaacacagcaATCGCATTCAACTTCGCACACAGCTGCGTGTTAAACCTCCTACAGTTCTGTAGTGCAGCTAGGCTAGCCAAATGCTAACCGACAGAGCAATTGCCCTACTGTGgtctatggctgtgtgtgtgtgtccgtctttgggtgtgtgtctattgccgtgtgtgtttgtgtgtccgtctTTGGGTGCGTGTCTAttgccgtgtgtgtttgtgtgttcgtctTTGTGTGCTTGTAACACAGCGTGAGCCCCTCATAACTTTCTTTCTTCAATCTttttgtaaacaaaaaaagttcatACGCATCCGTTTCATGTTCCTGCTTCTGCTAGGTGCCCTCCTGCCGTCAGCCTTCTGTCCCCTGGGGGTTGGCTGGGGTACACCACCCCGATGGGTCGCACCTGGAGAGTGGGTACCCCTAGACTAGGATGACCAGGGGTGGGCCCCAGAAGCTGAATCTTggactttttcttcttttctctcaggTGAGACATAAAGGCCTCAGTTGCTCAGGGTTTCCATCCAAGGTTTTAATGCAAAATGCATGTAAATTCACAGAGTCAGACAAGGACCTTAGAGATGCACGTCCGCAAGTCTGGTTGCCCAAAAGCAACAGCAGAGGATCCGTAACACTAACCGCACAGATCAGATATGGTAGAAAAAACAGTGCACAGGAACTTGTGACACAACTGTGTTGAACAAACTATACAAAGACACACGTATGCCAGTGAACAGACACATTTGTCATCATCATTTTGTACCATATCTGATCTGACCATAGTCACTCAACTTCAGTCAGCATATCCTTTGCAGTGACAGGGTGCACATATAtcacacatgtgtatatatatatatatatatatatatattctctatatgtatatattctcCATATGTATATATTCtctatatgtactgtatatgtatattatcTATACAAGCAACACAGCTGCTTTTTGTTCATCAATACAGTACATGTTATGCAGGTGTGAGAGTAATCTGTTGGTTCCCCGGGTTCCTTTTTTTGGATGTTTTGTCCTTGGGGAAAGGACTCAACTCTTTCCCCCTCGtaatgtccctgtgtgtgtgtttgtgtgtgcgtgtttgtttgtgtgtgcgtgtttgtttgtgcgtgtgtgcatttgtgtgtgcgtgtttgtgtgtgcatatgtgtgtgcacgtgcacgcacgcgcgtgcgtgtgtgtgtttgtgcagtatTCTTCTCCATTCCCAATAATTTACAACCTGAGACTTCACCCCCTGCTAATGATAAGGTCAATGTGTTATGTTTATGTAGGGTTATGGACAACTTGCCTGTATTAATGCCCTCAGAGAAGGGCAAAAGTTCTCACATACTCCAAGGGGATTGCCTCTCCAtgatttaagagagagagagagagagagagagagagggagagagggagagagagaaagagagagagagggagggagagcgagggagagggagggagagagataaagagagagagagagagagaaagaaagagagagagagagagagtgagggagagaaagggagagaaagggagagagacagagagagagacagacagagagagagagggagagagggagagagggagagagactgtgggTGTGCGCGTGCAGCACACCAGTAGGGTAGTGATGTACAACTTAATAAAACTTTGTTTGCTATTTCAAAGCAGCCATTGAGGGAGGAAGCCAGAGAACATGAACAAGGATGCCAGCAGGAACAGTAACTCAGCAGTCTGGTAATTGCTGTCACGAGGGCAGTGGAATGAGAAACTCATGACGCCAGTCTAGCCTCagaaaagcaagaaagaaaaatggaaagctagaaagggagagagagagagagggggagagagagagaaagagagagagagagagagagagagagagagggagagcaagcgagcgagccagaaaacaaggaagaaagaaaaggacgtaaacaaagatagaaagaagggaagaaaatgTGACATGGAGAATTTTCTAAACGAGTTTGTGGGGAAACATGTGCTCTCGCGCCGGAGATTAGCATGGCGGTGAGAGTGTTGTGTAAGGCAGACTTCAGAGCAGACCAGCGCAAAGCTAGGGGAGGTCGTCACCATGGCTTAGCGTATGCGAATTTACATCTCAGATTTACCTACTCGGGGACCAGACAAGCGTGTGAGTTGCTGAcaattctttctttctgtgtgtatattttggacTGCTGTTCCAGCACACATCTAGGCgaagttgtgttttgtttgtcacCAGTATGTTTGAGATACCAGATtagactgttttgttttggcttCATTCCAGGGTAGTTTTTTTAAAACTGTGTAACAACCTCAAAAAGTaatctgtttgttttgcttaATATATGTATTTTGGGAACCTTTATTCACATCCATGGGATAGGCTAACTCGTGTTCCAAAGGATGCCTACTGAGAACCCACTGTCATGATGTGTTCTGTTGACAGTTCAATACATGAAATAGTTCAGCTAGTTCGCATTTCTACGGCCCACAGCCCAACTAAGCCTCTAGCGAGAGTAGCTGAACCACCAACTAGTCCACATTTTTTCTTTGATTGCATGACAGGGACCTACTTTTAATCATTTTGATGTATGAGCTTTCCTGCTTGGCCTGTTTCTCTTTGAGGGCCAGTCCCTCCCAAGTGTGTTTGTCATCCCTGCTACTGGAGTCCTGCCACTGTGTACGTTTCAGATCTCACTCTACTCTTTAACTAGTCAAATACACATGGTTGTATTAAATGGGTTCATCTCATCAAATTATTGTTGAGTTACGAAATGGGATTTGTCAAGATATCAGAAAAATCTGTCATTGCAGTGACTGGCCCAAAACATGCAGTGGTATGGATTTCCAGGAGCAGCATAGTAAAATAGTGTTTACGGCCCATTAAGAAGCTTATATTTTTGGTGAAAATGTATGAATTAAGAATATGCTGGGTAtgccacctctccctccctaacACAGCAGCTCTTGTTGCTGTCTGCAGCAACCCAAAAGAAAGTCCTCTGACTGTCACTGACAAGCAGTTTAGCAgacttttttaaaaaaaaaaatgttaactcCAAAGCCacttgcatatacacacataatgtatatacatatatacacacataacacatatacacgctttaatgcatatacacatacagtattcacACATAATGCATATACACATTTCTTGCCATCAGTGTGAGTGCTCCCTGGGTATCTAGATGTTGGCACATGAACTACAGGAACACTGTTTTTTTAATAGGCGGTCAATTTCTAATTGAGTTTTGTCTCCACAGGTCCAGAGTTAAAGCGTGGAGATGCACGCCAGCAAGTTGAAGACCAGGATTCTGGGCCTGATGATGGTCAATGTTCTTGTCTTCATCCTGGTGGACATTTCCCTCAAGTTCAGCCAGGGCGATGACCACAAGGTTCGAATCCCGTCCAAGCGGTTCTGGAAAAAGGTCGTGGTTAGCGAGGCTTTCTGGAACCGTCGCCAGCAGCGATTGGACCACATACACAACCCGCTCTTTGCTTCGGCCATCGCGGCAGGCAACGACACCTATATCGATGCCACCGCGATCCCATTGGGGATACTTGACTGGCTAAACGACACAAGTCCGGAAGACCCTTGTGTGCCCGACCACAGTGTGGCGTTGAGAGTGAAGGACTATGACCTCCTGCCACAACGCTTTAAAGACTTCCTGCGCTTCATGAGGTGCCGGTCGTACCCCATGGTGCGGAACGAGCCGGACTTGTGCCGAGAGCCCCCTTTTCTGCTCCTTGCGGTGAAGTCGCTGGCGCCCCACTTCGACCGCCGCCAGGCAATCCGTGAATCCTGGGGGCGAGCGGGGACAGTTGCCGGGCGCAAGGTCATCACGGTGTTCCTCCTTGGCAGTGCAACGTCGATGGACCACTACCCGGATCTGTCAGGGATGCTGCGGCACGAGTCGGAGATCAACCGGGACATCCTCCAGTGGGACTTCCGGGACACCTTCTTTAACCTCACCGTCAAGGAGGTGCTGTTCCTGGAGTGGCTCTCCACCAGCTGCTCCGGGGCGCAGTACATCTTCAAGGGAGACGACGACGTCTTCGTCAACACCTTCCGTATCCTGGACTTCCTGGGCAGACTCCGGCAATCCAAAGCCCAAGCCCTCTTTATCGGGGACGTCATCACCGGCGCCGGGCCGCACCGCAACAAAAATCTCAAGTACTACATCCCCGAGAGCGTCTTCCAGGGAAGGTACCCACCTTATGCGGGCGGAGGGGGCTATCTCTACTCGGGCAAGTTGGCACTGCGTCTGTACAACGTGTCGCAGCGCGTGTCGCTGTACCCCATCGACGACGTCTACACGGGGATGTGCCTGCAGAAGCTCGGCTTGGTACCGGAGAAGCACAAGGGCTTCAGGACGTTCAACATCGACGAGAAGTACCGGGAGAACGCCTGCGCCTACGAGAGCCTCATGCTCGTTCACAGTCGGACTCCACAGGAGGTTATCCGAATCTGGTCCTGGTTACGAGACCCCAGCCTGAACTGTAGCGTGGTGACTGCGATTGCTTGACACAATGCATCTCTACCTAATTTTGCTGGCttagatgtgtttgtttttttgtttttttctttaactctctctcaaaGACTTCATGGCCCTGCtgatatttatgtttgtttttgtctgcgTTTACAGATAAtaggagaaacaaaacaatacaatctgTGATCTGGACTCTAAAGATCTATTGTTGGAGCACTTTAAAAGTAATGTTATGTATGCCTGCTAACTACTGTGCATAGGCTTGCAGTAGCACACACCACAGACCTGAGAACAAGTTGACTGTCTCCTTAGGACTGGATCAGTGTGTAGATGCTTGGTGTGTGTATcaatctgtttctctgtgactaacaagattctgtgtgtgtatgtctgcatgcttgtgcgtgtgtgcaggcgtgcgtgtgtgcgcacgtgtgtgtgtgtgtgtgtgtgtgtgtgtgtgtatttatttgatctAATTATTGGGTTGTTTTTTGAATTTCCTGTTTTATAATTTACTTGTTTACAATTTTGCCTTGCAGAGGTGGATAAAGGTGGACATAAAAAGAACAGCAGTGGCTAGCTTCTCACCTTATATACTGTTAAACCAATATCCTCAGTGACAGCCTCTTATTACCATGTCCGTTGTGGTTCCTCTCCACAATAATATTCAGTGTCCTGTCTTTTGTCATTGGATTTATCACATCATATAGTGCCCCCCTTCTCACACTCCTTTTTGAGTTCACAgtcaaaaaaaaattaaattcaaaAGACTGTTGATTCATTCATCTTATTTTAAACCTAGTTATGTTTGCCCCCGACAAAATGTCCCTGATGCAGTAAAATCTAAAAACTGTGAAAAAAAAGTTATGTCTTCTACTAAATTcttgtttgttgatgttgttgttccTCGCAAATGAAGCCCCTGATTTAAGTATGGGTTTTGTTGGTTCATTTACACTAAGCAACACTCTCTTCCTGATCTCTGCAAGGCTTTTTCCTCAATGGAATTATACATTTAATGTCCACGCTCAGCGTTAGTCAAATGACTTGTTATTCTTTCAGGtatccatttatctctctctctctctctcttgtgctcttttttgtccacacgcacataaacacaagaaATGCTGCTCTGTAACCGGTCGTCAGGTGTTGTACTCTTTTTACTATTCAAATAGATTTCAGATGGGCTATGGGGGTGGTGTTGACAGAACTTCCTGGAGCCAAAacgctgtttttgtgtgtgactttgtgttttGTGAACACGAGAAAGAAAGCTTTTTTTATAACTAAATTAATAAAAAGTCTgtaaaaaacatgtttcattgTGGTATGATATACAGCACTGGGTAGATCTCACTGAATTACTGTTGATGTGCGGTTTCCCATTTTACATAATAAAAGGGATCAAAGTGTCCTTTCTGTTAATAGCAGAAAATGTTTTGTCAATATAATCCTGTCCTAATTTAATCTTTGAGagaggaacgtgtgtgtgtgtgtgtgtgtgtgtgtgtttgaaagagagagagagagagaaaaaaaaatcgtgTTTGGACACAACGCCATCTATTGGATGTAGGAAAACGTGCGTGTTTATTGGTTCGGTCAACGGAGGTGATGGTTCGGCTCTCCATATGTAAGACTGATTGGCAATATATTCCACGTGGTTTAAACAGCCCACTGAGAAGAGATAGAAGTttctcaaacaaaacaaagaaacccGCTCATAGAAAAGCGTTGACGTCTGACTTTGGAGTCAAACGTGTGAAATTAACGCATATCAAAATGCCACATTTAATTTTGGCAATAACATACTTTATATCTGCTTACGGACCGATGGTGATTTGCGATGTCACGGTAAGTTAGCCGAGTTCAAGTCGACCCCCTGTGCACGTTAAATACAGGTATACAGTGGACCGATGGCTTTATGAGGTTATTGTGTTAATAGAGCTAAAACGGAGTGGGGCAGGGATGGACGAGGAATGAATCTGTTAAAATGTCATATTATATTAACCGTGAAAAACGTCTTACTGTGGATCTGTTTATTTCCTTCGTGTCTCTCAGACTAAAAAGAATGAGGCCAGCAGGTCTTCGGGTAAGTTCTTTTTAGCCTACTAGTATCCTACAGTGTGTAGCCCCCTGGATGAGATGTGAGCGTTAGAAATTGCAGTCAGTGCCTCGCTTTTTTATGTATTGGTGTACAAAGCCCTGAAGTTCTCAAGCTCTGTTTTCTGAAAGGTCTCATGCAAGTTGTGACAACCCTTTGTTTAGGCTTAAGGCTATTACAAAAACTTTAAAAATAAGATTACTATTTTGTATGGCTGTCTGGATTTTCAGTATTAAAGtgacactatgcaacaatttgacactttttgaggtatggttttataggcaactagttttggtaccatcctcaaattcattttgatggcatatggtcatgtgaaggacagataaacacctatgtcttccccactagccatccaagatatgccccatgtagttctgtgtaacgggctggaacaccctgcaaaaatggaagaaaagctttcacacgcatgacattgccagctacaCTGCCAAAAGataccagttagtgtgttggcaagcttctatcagtgtcagctgggctgttggtggtgtctgCAAGGTTTTGGCAtgctttttaggtagttagcttactagtttaggaacagaactccgtattgctgctttaaaggctATTGTATTACTAATAGTTTCTCTAGTAGGTTTTATTAGCagtcctgtctgtctttttttttttttatcttctcaaGGGGGAACCAAAGACAGAAATGCATTCTTCGCGCTGCGTAGTTGTCATCAGATTATGCACGGAGACGGTGGCGAGTTCTTCTCTCCAGACTACCTGTGCTCCAACCCGCCTCTGTGGTGCAACTGGACCATCCAGGTGCCCGCCGGGAAACGTGTGCACATCCAGCTGGAGGACTTCACGCTGGCCGACTCCTGTCACCTGAAGACGGACCAAATCCACCTGGACGAGTCGCCTGGTGCGGGTTTGAGTGCCGCGGTGACCGGCGAGACTGGTGACCACCGCATCCTGGAGAAGTGCTGGAGGAAAGCGGAATACACGTCTCACTCCAGTACCGTGCACGTGATTCTACTCATCACCCGTACACCCAACCCTCCACTCAGGGGATTCTACGGACGTTTCAAGTCCCTTGGCGGGCTCCCTGGAACCCAGGAAGCCCTGAACGACAGGGCAGGCATGGACGATGCCTCAAACTCAAATGAATATGAGAAGCAAGAGCCATCTGACGTCCATCATAACCACGGTAAAACTGAACCGCTTGTGCCTGATTCAGTCTCCGTACAGGTCGGTTATTCTCCCAGTCAGAATCCCTCCCCCACCAACAAAACAGCAGGTGGCCATTTTGTTTCCCCAGCCCCTACCTCCATGTCCAACAAGCTTCCCTCAGGGCCAAGGAGCCCAGAAGGTGAGGGGTCAGAGAAGGCGAGCGCCACATGGAAAACCATCagaggccgaggaggaggaggaggaggaggaggaggaggaggggaggaggggaaggggaagaggaagaggaagaggaaggactAGAGTTCCCCCTCAGGCATTCTCCTGACGCCAACTCTGTGATGGCGGAGAAGAAGGCTGACCGTCCACATGCCGACAGCCCCAGCACTGTGACGTCCACAGATGACCCAGAGTCTGGGTTAAAGGTCAACCAGGCCCGGGGCAGGTCGTCTCACTCCGAGGGAGAGGTGGTCAAGGAGGATGAGTATCCTACCTTCATCACCCAGTCGCCTGTGGCTGACACTCTCCAAAATATCGCTCATTCTCCATCGACTGAAATCACTCTTCAAGACAAGACAGTAacaacaaccaccacaacacaaaGAGAAGTCGTGGAGGATCCCAATGTCGCTACCAACATCCCAAAAGGTCAAATTCCAAAGCCTAAAGTTCAAGCAGCAAAGAAACCAGGAATAGAGGCCAATTACATAGGTATGAAAttctttcttaatttttttgttgaacagaacagaatagaattTGGTTCGTTTTTCACTCTATTTACgttaatgtatttattaagcAGATAGATTTGATACAtcagacagtacacacacacacacacacacacacacacacacacacacacacacttccatcagtACGTGTATATACCCATGATCTTGATGTTGTTAGCACTTTGTTCTTCCGGTTCAGACAAAGGAAGAGGAATTGACTTCCTGGTTTTAGATCATGTGTTGTTTTCCAATGAATCTGATGTCTGTCCCCCCTCACTCAGAGAGAACACTTTCACATCAAACCCCAAGGAACATCACCCATCATCCACACCTACCTGGGGGTGAGACTTCATTCCTTCCAGAAGGTTCCCCAGAATTGAATTCTCTGTCTGAAGGTTTCTGTACCATCTTACAATGGCGGTGTACGCACTTCTGCAAGCTTCTGAGGTGTGGGGGGAAatgaggtcaaagttcaaattTGGTAACATGCTTATTCTCAGAAATGACTCCAAAACAAATGAGATTGTGTTTGCTGGACAGGCGGTCATTACAGAGTCTCTGTGATTTAGCATGAGCTAACTCGGCATCAGCTCCAGTGGTAACCTCTGTGAAGAAATTCAGAGATTGTTAGAGTGTTGTGTGCATCAAGTGTTTTCGGCGCATCTTGATGATGTCACTCCTTGGGTCCCTCACAGCTTTTCTCTTCGAGGTGTCTGTGGAGGTTGCCTTCAGCCACCAGGCTGGGGAGGGTTGGGAGCAGCTGGTGACTGCTCTACTGACGTCACTGAAGAACATGGTGAGTCATAgatatctcttctctctgtttagaTTGGCAGGTTTCAGGACATAGTCATTGTaggccagaacacacacacacacacacacacacgcacacgcacacgcgtaTACATGCTGACACACTTTacgtgtctgtatctctctgtctgtatatgCCCCCTGCTTCtatctctttgttcttttttttgttcagaTTAAAGAGGAATTAATGAGCTATGCCCCAAAAACCATATCATCACAGAGAATTAAAAGGTAAGTTTCAGCTGTCTGCTCGCAGCATACTGAAGGCACCTTTTGTGGGTGTAGAGGTGTGTATAGATGTATAGATACATAGATGTAGAGGTGTGTAAAGACATGCATGTAGAGGTGTGTAGAGACATAGATGTAGAGGTGTGTAGAGACATAGATGTAGAGGTGTGTAGAGACATAGATGTAGAGGTGTGTAGAGACATAGATGTAGAGGTGTGTAGAGACATAGATGTAGAGGTGTGTAGAGATATaggtgtaggggtgtgtagaGATATAGGTGTAGAGGTGTGTAGAGATATAGGTGTAGAGGTTGCAGTTCAAGGCCAGGCAGCtggtgtgactctctctctgactctctctctctctctctctctctctctctctctctctctctctctctctgactctctgactctctctctgactctctctctctctctctctctctctgactctctgactctctctctgactctctctctctctctgactctctctctctctctgactctctctgactctctgactctctctctctctctctctctctccccccaaaaGGTTGAGCTCGGggactctcttcctcctctggctTCATTTCAGGGAGGGGCATGAAGGGGCGCAGATGCACAGGGTTCTCCACGGTGCGGCCGAGAGGCTCAGGGGTCGGAGTCTGCTCTCCCAGTGGGGCGGCACGGGGGGGCTCGTCGCCTACGTCAGCGtcacaggtgagagcacacctGGGTTACCTGAGGTTGCTAATCTACATGTACGATACCCCACAGAACAATAATGGGGACGATAATTGTGACAAAACGGTAACGTTGATCCGATTTTAATATATTTCTATGAATGTGTGGTATGGTACTAAACTTTACTCATTGTCATGTTCTCCTACAATTGTGGAAttcaatatatattttatatgcgTTTTGTTGCGCTTAACCTACCTACAACCTACCAACAtttacatgtgtgcatatggtggggtgtgcgtgcgtgcgtatgttggggtggggtgtgtgtgtgtgtgtgtgtgtgtgtgtgcgcgtatggtggggtgtgtgcgtgtgcgtatggtggggtgtgtgtgtgtgcgtatggtggggtgggtgtgtgtgtgtgcgtatgttggggtgtgtgtgcgtatgttgggatgggtgggtgtgtgtgtgtgtggtggggtgtgtgtgtgtgtgcgtatggcggggtgtgtgtgtgtgtgtgtgtgtgtgtgcgtatgttggggtggggtgtgtgtactacacacacctcagatgTCAACGAGTGTGGCACCCAGCTGGCACAGTGCGACGCCCACGCGGAGTGTGTGAACCGGTTCGGCACCTACTCGTGCCGCTGTCACCCGGGCTACGCCGACAAGTCGCGCTCCGGCCCGGGAGGAACCATCTGCGTAGACCCTGCCCTCTCCGGTGAGTGTGCAAGAACTAGAACTGCAAGGTTCTTGCACTatccatcctcacaagcacaagcacattatattttttgcactatccacaccagcagcacagacactgtcacaatcattgcactttgtaccatagggtcagaccctttcctgtatctggaaacactctgtgtgaatatgttcttcctatgtatatgtgatttatgtatgtatgtcggtgaggtgtatatgtgtataagctactggatgacctaaatttttctcgggattaataaagtatccatctatctatctatctatctatctatctatctatctatctatctatctatctatctatctatctatctagaagTCCCTGTGAGAACTGGTAGGGGACATACATGGACAGACACATGTcaactctttctccctcatttaTTCTAATATGTGTTTTCTTTGAAGTTTTCTAATTCTCCACTGAGCCCCTTCATTTAGttcctcgggggggggggggggcactgctgTTCAGGCAGAGCAATTCATTATGTTCTCCAGTAGATGGCACTATATGACAAAAGCCATTATTTTTGGTGACATCCATACATCAACATATAAATCATTTTTATATCTCAGCATAACTGGTTAAAACATTGAGATATGATTCCCTGTCATTCACCTGTCATTCTCTTTATACTTTTTTCTtaaaaatgtacagtatgtctgtatTATGCAGCCCATTGTGAATAGTATTATCAAACATTATATTATTGGTAATGAACACCTCGACTAAACCAAAACTTCTCCCTGGCAGGTTGTCTCTTCtgtaatttattattattagtagtagtaatagtgaCATCTGAACCAAAGTCTTTACCGACCCCTATCTTCCTGGCAGGTTGTAGCTGGTCATCCCCTGACATCCTTAAAGGCATCTACTGCGTCTGCTTCCTGCTCAGTTTCCTCATCGCCCTGCTGCTTTTCGCCCTGACCGCTATGTACCGCTGCCGCCACCAGGGGGTGTTCATGCTCCGCTGCCAGAGCTGCAGCAACGGTAGCGGCCTGGCGACGGTCGCCAGCagcgacgacaacaacaacaacaacaacgacaatgGCAGCAGGAGTGGCTGCATAAGAATGTCCTCCATCCGTAACCGACCTTTGCCCCCCCCTCCCGCACCCCCGACGCGGCGCCCCAAGGAGGGTTCAGACGGAGGGGGGTCCTTGGAGTCCCCTTTCATGAGATTCGGACCGCTGCCAAACTCGGACGGGTCCGAAACCAAGGTGTCGGAGCCCAGAGCAAAGCAGTGATTCTGGGgcgtccctctcctctcaagACCTGACTAGGCCTCAGGAGTTCCGCGCCACTCACTCATCATTACTTTTGTGTGTTCGTTTGGAATGTTTTGCTGCTTAAGTTCTATACTAATAATATATTATTTGATCtatgttcaaataaataaatattctgAAATGGTCAGAGGTGAAGAATCGTTTGTCAGAGAGTTCTCTCATCTTGGTTTGGAGTGGGTATTTTGAGCCTGAATactgctgtgattgtgtgtctgtgtctgtgtctgtgtctgtgtctgcctgtctg
This region includes:
- the LOC105909390 gene encoding N-acetyllactosaminide beta-1,3-N-acetylglucosaminyltransferase 2-like; this encodes MHASKLKTRILGLMMVNVLVFILVDISLKFSQGDDHKVRIPSKRFWKKVVVSEAFWNRRQQRLDHIHNPLFASAIAAGNDTYIDATAIPLGILDWLNDTSPEDPCVPDHSVALRVKDYDLLPQRFKDFLRFMRCRSYPMVRNEPDLCREPPFLLLAVKSLAPHFDRRQAIRESWGRAGTVAGRKVITVFLLGSATSMDHYPDLSGMLRHESEINRDILQWDFRDTFFNLTVKEVLFLEWLSTSCSGAQYIFKGDDDVFVNTFRILDFLGRLRQSKAQALFIGDVITGAGPHRNKNLKYYIPESVFQGRYPPYAGGGGYLYSGKLALRLYNVSQRVSLYPIDDVYTGMCLQKLGLVPEKHKGFRTFNIDEKYRENACAYESLMLVHSRTPQEVIRIWSWLRDPSLNCSVVTAIA
- the zgc:66455 gene encoding uncharacterized protein zgc:66455, which gives rise to MPHLILAITYFISAYGPMVICDVTTKKNEASRSSGGTKDRNAFFALRSCHQIMHGDGGEFFSPDYLCSNPPLWCNWTIQVPAGKRVHIQLEDFTLADSCHLKTDQIHLDESPGAGLSAAVTGETGDHRILEKCWRKAEYTSHSSTVHVILLITRTPNPPLRGFYGRFKSLGGLPGTQEALNDRAGMDDASNSNEYEKQEPSDVHHNHGKTEPLVPDSVSVQVGYSPSQNPSPTNKTAGGHFVSPAPTSMSNKLPSGPRSPEGEGSEKASATWKTIRGRGGGGGGGGGGGPDANSVMAEKKADRPHADSPSTVTSTDDPESGLKVNQARGRSSHSEGEVVKEDEYPTFITQSPVADTLQNIAHSPSTEITLQDKTVTTTTTTQREVVEDPNVATNIPKGQIPKPKVQAAKKPGIEANYIERTLSHQTPRNITHHPHLPGGETSFLPEGSPELNSLSEAFLFEVSVEVAFSHQAGEGWEQLVTALLTSLKNMIKEELMSYAPKTISSQRIKRLSSGTLFLLWLHFREGHEGAQMHRVLHGAAERLRGRSLLSQWGGTGGLVAYVSVTDVNECGTQLAQCDAHAECVNRFGTYSCRCHPGYADKSRSGPGGTICVDPALSGCSWSSPDILKGIYCVCFLLSFLIALLLFALTAMYRCRHQGVFMLRCQSCSNGSGLATVASSDDNNNNNNDNGSRSGCIRMSSIRNRPLPPPPAPPTRRPKEGSDGGGSLESPFMRFGPLPNSDGSETKVSEPRAKQ